A region from the Streptomyces sp. 3214.6 genome encodes:
- a CDS encoding MOSC domain-containing protein — protein MGGSVSAVSSNGVYSFTKPNRDSVTLLAGLGVEGDVHSGVTVKHRSRVKQDPTQPNLRQVHLIHEELFEEVRAAGFEVMAGQLGENVTTRGIDLLALPVGTLLRLGAEAVLEVTGLRNPCAQIDDFQKGLLKQVVRQDANGRPEFRAGIMSVVLSGGVVRPGDSITVELPDGPHRPLERV, from the coding sequence ATGGGTGGGTCGGTCAGCGCTGTCAGCAGTAACGGCGTGTACTCCTTCACCAAGCCCAATCGCGACAGCGTCACGCTGCTCGCCGGGCTGGGGGTGGAGGGGGACGTGCACTCCGGGGTCACGGTGAAGCACCGCTCGCGGGTGAAGCAGGATCCCACGCAGCCGAATCTGCGGCAGGTCCACCTCATTCACGAGGAGCTGTTCGAGGAGGTGCGGGCGGCCGGGTTCGAGGTGATGGCCGGTCAGCTCGGCGAGAACGTGACCACACGCGGGATCGACCTGCTCGCGCTGCCGGTCGGGACGCTGCTGCGGCTGGGCGCGGAGGCCGTGCTCGAGGTGACCGGGCTGCGCAACCCGTGCGCGCAGATCGACGACTTCCAGAAGGGCCTGCTGAAGCAGGTCGTCCGCCAGGACGCCAACGGTCGTCCGGAGTTCCGGGCCGGGATCATGAGCGTCGTGCTGAGCGGGGGCGTGGTGCGGCCCGGGGACTCGATCACGGTCGAGCTGCCGGACGGGCCGCACCGGCCCCTGGAGCGTGTGTAG
- a CDS encoding enolase C-terminal domain-like protein, producing MRPHPTRGRITALDAYDIRFPTSRRLEGSDAMNPDPDYSASYVIIRTDVGDGLEGHGFCFTIGRGNEVEVAAINALRPHVVGLRLGEVLSDLGGFSRSLVGDSQLRWLGPEKGVVHMAIGAVVNAMWDLYAKRERKPLWKLLADLAPEQVVALLDFRYMEDALTPDEALGILWRARSGMGEREARLLADGYPAYATSPGWLGYSDDKVAGLAREAVDSGFRQIKLKVGADLDDDVRRCRTARGIIGPGVRMGLDANQRWGVTEAVGWIRRLAEFDPYWIEEPTSPDEILGLAAIRREVAPVRVATGEHVHNRVVFKQLLQADAIDFLQLDACRVGGVNENLAILLLAAKFGIPVCPHAGGVGLCELVQHLAMFDYLAVSGTLQDRVIEYVDHLHEHFLDPVVIVRGRYAAPTAPGFSSAMRPESLAAYAFPGGAAWQAPYDAPPAAGAPA from the coding sequence ATGAGGCCCCACCCGACGCGGGGGCGGATCACGGCGCTGGACGCCTACGACATCCGGTTTCCCACATCTCGTCGGCTCGAAGGGTCGGACGCGATGAATCCCGATCCGGATTATTCGGCGTCGTACGTGATCATCCGCACTGATGTCGGGGACGGGCTTGAGGGGCACGGGTTCTGCTTCACCATCGGCCGGGGCAACGAGGTCGAGGTGGCGGCGATCAACGCGCTGCGCCCGCATGTGGTGGGGCTGCGGCTGGGAGAGGTCCTGTCCGACCTCGGGGGGTTCTCCCGCTCGCTCGTCGGCGACAGCCAGTTGCGATGGCTGGGGCCGGAGAAGGGCGTCGTGCACATGGCCATCGGCGCCGTGGTCAACGCCATGTGGGATCTGTACGCGAAGCGGGAGCGGAAGCCCCTGTGGAAGCTGCTGGCCGACCTGGCGCCCGAGCAGGTGGTCGCGTTGCTCGACTTCCGCTATATGGAGGACGCGCTGACCCCCGATGAGGCGCTGGGGATCCTGTGGCGGGCGCGGAGCGGGATGGGGGAGCGGGAGGCGCGCCTGCTCGCCGACGGGTATCCGGCGTATGCCACGTCTCCTGGCTGGCTCGGTTATTCGGACGACAAGGTCGCCGGGTTGGCCCGGGAGGCCGTGGACAGCGGGTTCAGGCAGATCAAACTCAAGGTCGGCGCCGATCTGGACGACGATGTGCGGCGGTGCCGTACCGCGCGGGGGATCATCGGTCCCGGGGTGCGGATGGGGCTGGACGCCAATCAGCGCTGGGGGGTCACCGAGGCGGTGGGGTGGATCCGGCGACTGGCGGAGTTCGACCCCTACTGGATCGAGGAGCCGACCAGCCCGGACGAGATTCTCGGTCTCGCGGCGATCCGCCGGGAGGTGGCGCCGGTGCGGGTGGCGACGGGCGAACATGTGCACAACCGGGTGGTGTTCAAGCAACTGCTCCAGGCGGACGCGATCGACTTCCTGCAGTTGGACGCCTGCCGGGTCGGGGGAGTCAACGAGAACCTGGCGATCCTCCTGCTCGCGGCCAAGTTCGGGATCCCGGTGTGCCCGCACGCGGGCGGGGTGGGCCTGTGCGAGCTGGTGCAGCATCTGGCGATGTTCGACTATCTGGCGGTCTCCGGCACCCTCCAGGACCGGGTCATCGAGTATGTGGATCATCTGCACGAGCACTTCCTCGACCCGGTGGTGATCGTCCGGGGGCGGTACGCGGCCCCGACCGCCCCCGGCTTCAGCTCGGCGATGCGGCCCGAGTCGCTCGCCGCGTACGCGTTCCCCGGCGGCGCCGCCTGGCAGGCCCCGTACGACGCGCCCCCGGCTGCGGGCGCCCCGGCATGA
- a CDS encoding sugar ABC transporter substrate-binding protein — translation MKRRIAAVGTALALCCGPAVTACGGGTSNTTGTASGKVGVVLPLLTSPFWESYNSYIPGQAAAQNVRLLQTVNSNSDPSKQISDIQNLLAQNAKGLVVSPLDSAAIVAGLNAAQRKGVPVVAVDVAPDKGKVAMVVRADNRAYGEKACRQLGDEVKSGKVVQIQGDLASVNGRDRSEAFSACIQKNYRGIKVLDIPAAWNAEKAAAGLEALYTANPDVKGIYLQAGGVYLAPTLSTLRRHNALVAAGDPRHIVIVSNDGIPQELDAIRKGLIDATVSQPTDLYAKYGIFYIKRAMEGQTFHPGPTGHDSTIVRLPSGILEDQLPAPLVTKSNVDDPSLWGNQIGKSS, via the coding sequence ATGAAGCGACGCATCGCCGCTGTCGGAACAGCCCTCGCACTCTGCTGCGGGCCGGCCGTCACCGCCTGCGGTGGGGGCACGAGCAACACCACCGGCACCGCTTCGGGCAAGGTCGGGGTGGTCCTGCCGCTGCTCACCTCACCGTTCTGGGAGTCGTACAACTCCTACATCCCGGGGCAGGCCGCCGCGCAGAACGTCCGCTTGCTTCAGACGGTGAACTCCAACTCCGATCCGAGCAAACAGATCAGCGACATCCAGAATCTGCTCGCCCAGAACGCGAAGGGCCTGGTCGTCTCGCCGCTGGACTCCGCGGCGATCGTCGCCGGGCTGAACGCCGCGCAGCGCAAGGGCGTGCCGGTGGTCGCCGTCGATGTGGCGCCGGACAAGGGCAAGGTCGCGATGGTGGTCAGGGCCGACAACCGTGCCTACGGGGAGAAGGCCTGCCGGCAGCTCGGCGACGAGGTGAAGTCGGGCAAGGTCGTACAGATCCAGGGCGATCTGGCGTCGGTCAACGGGCGGGACCGGTCCGAGGCGTTCAGCGCGTGCATCCAAAAGAACTACCGAGGCATCAAGGTGCTGGACATTCCCGCCGCCTGGAACGCGGAGAAGGCGGCGGCAGGCCTGGAGGCGCTGTACACCGCCAACCCCGACGTCAAGGGCATCTACCTACAGGCGGGCGGCGTGTATCTGGCCCCCACGCTGAGCACGCTGCGACGGCACAACGCGCTGGTGGCGGCCGGTGATCCCAGGCACATCGTGATCGTCTCGAATGACGGCATCCCGCAGGAGCTGGACGCGATCCGCAAGGGCCTGATCGACGCGACCGTCTCCCAACCGACCGACCTGTACGCCAAATACGGCATCTTCTACATCAAGCGGGCGATGGAGGGGCAGACCTTCCACCCGGGCCCGACCGGCCACGACAGCACCATCGTCCGGCTGCCCAGCGGAATCCTGGAGGACCAGCTCCCGGCACCCCTGGTGACCAAGAGCAACGTCGATGATCCGTCCCTGTGGGGCAACCAGATCGGCAAGAGCTCGTGA
- a CDS encoding NADPH-dependent F420 reductase, which translates to MKIGIIGAGNIGGNLTRRLTALGHDVSVANSRGPQTLTELAEETGATPVTVQEAARGAEVVVITIPVKAVPDLPSGILDGAADDVAVIDTNNYYPQQRDGRVAEIEDEGITESRWTERRIGHPVIKAFNGTFAQDILDRPLPAGDPDRMALPVAGDDEAAKAKVRALIDELGFDTVDTGGIDDSWRQQPDTPVYGLQAGVEAVTKALAEASPERPATFRA; encoded by the coding sequence ATGAAGATCGGCATCATCGGCGCGGGCAACATCGGCGGCAACCTCACCCGGCGCCTCACCGCCCTCGGTCACGACGTCTCCGTCGCGAACTCCCGCGGCCCGCAGACGCTCACGGAACTCGCCGAGGAGACCGGAGCGACCCCCGTCACCGTCCAGGAGGCCGCCCGCGGCGCGGAGGTCGTGGTGATCACGATCCCGGTGAAGGCGGTGCCCGACCTGCCGTCCGGCATCCTGGACGGCGCGGCCGACGACGTCGCCGTCATCGACACCAACAACTACTACCCGCAGCAGCGCGACGGCCGGGTCGCGGAGATCGAGGACGAGGGCATCACGGAGAGCCGCTGGACGGAACGCCGCATCGGCCACCCCGTGATCAAGGCCTTCAACGGCACCTTCGCCCAGGACATCCTGGACCGCCCGCTCCCCGCCGGCGACCCCGACCGCATGGCGCTGCCGGTGGCCGGTGACGACGAGGCCGCGAAGGCGAAGGTCCGCGCCCTCATCGACGAGCTCGGCTTCGACACCGTCGACACGGGCGGCATCGACGACTCCTGGCGCCAGCAGCCCGACACCCCCGTCTACGGTCTCCAGGCCGGCGTCGAGGCGGTCACCAAGGCGCTGGCGGAGGCGAGCCCCGAACGCCCCGCGACGTTCAGGGCGTAA
- a CDS encoding ABC transporter permease, translating to MNDTAPNGPGPGGPDSAVRHPGRAIALGRIRDLALLPAVVLLLVIGAVSNDSFLDRDNLLNVLSASSALGLLVLAEAMILISGKMDLSLESIAGLAPALGFMAVIPAASAGFGSELPTWFGLLIIPLTGALIGAVNGLLIVKLQLNGFIVTLAMNIVLRGVLVGMVSGKTLFDAPAAFFALGSDNWLGVPVSVWATGAAFAVAGWALRYHRLGRAVYAVGGNVSAARAAGIRVDRVAWGVLVIGGTLAALAGLVIAGRVGAINANQGQGLIFTVFAAAVIGGISLNGGKGSLAGALLGVLLLGMLENLLTLAQVSSFWIQAIYGAIILVALMIARLTTGEGQE from the coding sequence ATGAATGACACCGCGCCGAACGGCCCGGGGCCCGGTGGGCCGGACAGCGCGGTCCGCCACCCCGGCCGCGCGATCGCCCTGGGCCGGATCCGCGACCTGGCGCTGCTGCCCGCGGTGGTGCTGCTGCTGGTCATCGGTGCGGTCAGCAACGACAGCTTCCTCGACCGGGACAACCTGCTCAATGTGCTCAGCGCCTCCTCGGCGCTCGGACTGCTGGTGCTCGCCGAGGCGATGATCCTGATCAGCGGCAAGATGGACCTCTCGCTGGAGTCGATCGCGGGGCTCGCCCCGGCCCTCGGCTTCATGGCCGTGATCCCGGCCGCCTCGGCGGGTTTCGGCAGCGAGCTGCCCACCTGGTTCGGCCTGCTGATCATTCCGCTCACCGGGGCGCTGATCGGGGCCGTGAACGGTCTGCTGATCGTCAAGCTCCAGCTCAACGGCTTCATCGTGACCCTGGCGATGAACATCGTGCTGCGCGGGGTCCTGGTCGGCATGGTGTCCGGCAAGACGTTGTTCGACGCCCCCGCCGCGTTCTTCGCCCTCGGGTCCGACAACTGGCTCGGCGTCCCCGTCTCCGTGTGGGCGACCGGTGCCGCTTTCGCTGTCGCCGGGTGGGCGCTGCGCTACCACCGGCTGGGACGCGCGGTGTACGCGGTGGGCGGCAACGTCTCCGCCGCGCGGGCGGCGGGCATCCGCGTCGACCGGGTGGCCTGGGGCGTTCTGGTCATCGGCGGGACGCTGGCCGCGCTGGCCGGTCTGGTGATCGCCGGACGGGTCGGGGCGATCAACGCCAATCAGGGACAGGGCCTGATCTTCACCGTGTTCGCGGCCGCCGTCATCGGCGGCATCAGCCTGAACGGCGGCAAGGGATCCCTGGCCGGGGCGTTGCTCGGGGTGCTGCTGCTGGGCATGCTGGAGAACCTGCTCACCCTGGCGCAGGTGTCGTCCTTCTGGATCCAGGCCATCTACGGCGCGATCATCCTGGTGGCGCTGATGATCGCCCGGCTCACCACCGGCGAGGGCCAGGAGTAG
- a CDS encoding sugar ABC transporter ATP-binding protein codes for MTEPRADGAGRRAVAEAHGIRKRYGPTVALDDVRIAVRAGESHALVGRNGAGKSTLVAILTGLQRPDRGVVLFDGVPAPGPADREAWQRRVACVYQQSTIIRDLTVAENLYVNRQPTVRGQVISWRRMRSAARDLLDEWGVEVDENVPAGGLTVGDAKLVEIARSISRGTRFIILDEPTAQLDSRAIDRLFTHVRRLQRAGITFLYISHHLEEVYAVCQVVTVLRDARWITTAPVGELGRTELIQAMTGERGAGAVPGAGRVRSRSADAPVAVRVHRLNGPHFTDVSFTVRSGETVGLTGLAGSGSHQVAEALAGLYRPDSGLIEILGRPTRPGSVASALAAGVGCVPRDRHHEGLVPELSVAENASMTIMDRLGRLGVISRRARDAFARRTITALDITTAGPDQPVKDLSGGNQQKVVMGRALATDPAVLVLINPTAGVDVRSKRALLSVVDRARAAGRAALVVSDELADLRTCDRVLVMFNGALAAEYGVGWTDEELVASVEGVGTDHE; via the coding sequence GTGACCGAACCCCGCGCCGACGGCGCCGGCCGCCGCGCGGTGGCCGAGGCCCACGGGATCCGTAAGCGCTACGGGCCCACCGTTGCCCTGGACGACGTGCGGATCGCCGTCCGGGCCGGTGAGTCGCACGCCCTGGTCGGCCGTAACGGGGCCGGTAAGTCGACCCTGGTGGCCATCCTGACCGGACTGCAGCGGCCGGACCGCGGTGTTGTCCTGTTCGACGGTGTACCCGCCCCCGGCCCGGCGGACCGTGAGGCGTGGCAGCGGCGGGTCGCCTGCGTGTACCAGCAGTCGACGATCATCCGTGATCTCACTGTCGCGGAGAACCTGTACGTCAACCGGCAACCCACGGTGCGCGGCCAGGTGATCAGCTGGCGGCGGATGCGCTCGGCGGCCCGCGACCTGCTGGACGAATGGGGAGTGGAGGTCGACGAGAACGTGCCGGCCGGCGGGCTCACCGTCGGGGACGCCAAATTGGTGGAGATCGCACGGTCGATCTCGCGCGGAACCCGGTTCATCATTCTGGACGAGCCGACCGCTCAGCTGGACAGCCGGGCGATCGACCGCCTGTTCACCCATGTTCGGCGGTTGCAGCGGGCCGGGATCACCTTTCTCTACATCTCCCATCATCTGGAGGAGGTCTACGCCGTCTGCCAGGTCGTCACCGTCCTGCGGGACGCCCGCTGGATCACCACGGCGCCCGTGGGCGAGCTGGGCAGGACCGAACTCATCCAGGCGATGACCGGAGAGCGGGGCGCGGGTGCGGTCCCCGGCGCCGGCCGCGTCCGGTCGCGGTCGGCGGACGCGCCCGTGGCCGTACGGGTGCACCGGCTGAACGGCCCGCATTTCACCGACGTCAGCTTCACCGTCCGGTCCGGCGAGACAGTGGGGCTGACCGGGCTCGCGGGCTCCGGGAGCCATCAGGTCGCCGAGGCGCTGGCCGGGCTGTACCGGCCCGACAGCGGGCTGATCGAGATTCTCGGCCGTCCGACGCGGCCCGGCAGCGTCGCCTCGGCGCTCGCGGCGGGCGTGGGCTGTGTGCCGCGCGACCGGCACCACGAAGGACTGGTACCGGAGCTGTCGGTGGCCGAGAACGCCTCCATGACCATCATGGACCGGCTGGGGCGGCTGGGCGTGATCTCGCGCCGGGCCCGGGACGCCTTCGCCCGGCGGACGATCACCGCTCTCGACATCACCACGGCCGGCCCGGACCAGCCGGTCAAGGACTTGTCGGGCGGCAATCAGCAGAAGGTCGTCATGGGCCGGGCGCTGGCCACCGACCCGGCGGTACTCGTGCTCATCAATCCGACGGCGGGTGTCGACGTGAGATCCAAGCGGGCGCTGCTGTCGGTCGTCGACCGAGCCAGGGCCGCGGGACGCGCGGCGCTCGTCGTCTCGGACGAGCTGGCGGACCTGCGCACCTGCGACCGCGTCCTGGTGATGTTCAACGGCGCCCTCGCCGCCGAGTACGGCGTCGGCTGGACCGACGAGGAACTGGTGGCCTCGGTCGAAGGGGTCGGCACCGACCATGAATGA